Within Acidiferrobacteraceae bacterium, the genomic segment GTTTCTCACTCTGCATTGTTGGTTTCCTTCCTCGTATGGGCCAAATGCTCTACTGCACCGAGCAGATCTCGGGGGTCGAAGGGCTTTCTCAGCACCCCACTGACCGATAGCGATCGCAACTTGTTCACATCGTCGGCATATTCGTCAAAGTAAGCCGTGACGATAAGGGTCGGGACTGCGTGCCCTGTTCGCTTAAGTTCAAGATAAGTTTCCAGCCCGCTCAATATCGG encodes:
- a CDS encoding response regulator, whose amino-acid sequence is RMIEKIRPDGILIVDDDPDFVESVKDLLVDAGYTVFVATNGREAIERIRSNGIDVLILDLRLPILSGLETYLELKRTGHAVPTLIVTAYFDEYADDVNKLRSLSVSGVLRKPFDPRDLLGAVEHLAHTRKETNNAE